atcatctacatagactGCAAGGATGACAATCTTCCTATTCTGATGTCGGTAGAAGACAGTGTGATCCTTATTGCATTGTTTGTATCCCATCTCACACATAGCCCTTCGGAATCTATCGAACCAAGCTCTCGGTGattgtttcagaccatacaaagacTTTTTCAATCTACACACCTTGCCTTCAGTTTTAGATGAGTCCAATCCAGGGGGACTTCCATATAGACTTCTTCTTTTAGTTCTCCATGCAAGAAAGCATTTTTCACATCTAACTGATGCAAAGGCCATCCAAAGTTTGCTGCACATGATACTAATATCCTCACAGTGTTCATTTTTGCTACTGGAGCAAATGTTTCGTCATAGTCTATCCCATAGGTTTGACTATATCCTCTTGCAACTAGTCTGGCTTTGTATCTCTCAATCTTGCCTTCAGGATTCTGTTTGACAGAATAAACCCATTTGCAGCCCACTATTTTCTTTCCTGCTGGCAACTCAGCTAACTCCCAAGTCCTCTGTTTTCTCAATGCTTCTAGTTCTTCTCGCATAGTAGCACACCACTTAGGGTCCTTCTTTGCATTTCTCCAATCTAAAGGAATAACCATCGCTTGAAGAGAAGCAATGAACACTTTATATGATGCCGACAGAGCATCATAATTCACATAATTCCCAATATTATGCTCAAACCCATATCTCTCGACACGTTTGGCAGCCGCAGCCCTAGTTCCCTTCCTCAACGCAATTGGCATCTCCGTGGATGAGTCCTCCTGTTCTATGTGTGACTCCCCCTGCATCACATTCTCATTTCCTGCTTGCTCCCCCTGGGGTTCATTTGCCTTGGCTCGCCGGGTGTAGACTTTAAGTGGCTTCTGTGCTATGCCCTTCTGCTGCTCAGGTTGCTCTTGAACCTGATGCGTTTCTGTTTCACCTTCTCCACTAGACAACGGCAACACGGGTATAGTGCCCACCATTGGCGGTCTTGCTTGCTGCATCACCTCTTCCTGACATCTTCCTTGTTCTCTCCCTCTTGCTTCAGATACTTGAGGTTGCAACACCACCTCCCCCTCTGGACCAACCACAGGCTGGTCCAGACATTCAAACAACAAGCTCAAGTCAGTTTTTCCCCATAGTAAGGATTAGATTCCCAGAATGTCACATCCATACTCACGAAAGTGCGCCTATCAGAAGGACTCCAACACTTATACCCTCTCTGTCCAGAAGGATAGCCAATAAAGATACACTTCACCGCCCGAGGATCCAGCTTGTTCACAGCAGGTCTATGATCCTTGACAAAACAAGTACATCCAAACACCTTTGGTGGCACACTAAATTTATTCTCTCCTAATAAGAGTTCACAAGGAGATTTCATACCCAGTATCATGGATGGCGTGCGATTGATCAGATAGGTTGCAGTCAGAACGGCTTCACCCCATAGACACTTTGGCACATTCATAGTGTACATGATTGAGCGCGCCACCTCAAGGATATGCCGATTTTTCCGCTCTGCCACGCCATTTTGGGGAGGAGTGTCCGGGCAAGATGTCTGATGCAGAATACCTTGGTCTGATAGGAACTCTCCCAGCCTTCTGTTGACATATTCTGTCCCATTGTCAGTCCTTATCATTTGAACCTGCACCTTGAATTGAGTTTTAACATACGCACAGAAGTCCTTGAAACACTCAAACACCTCATCTTTATGTCGCATTAGATACATCCATGTCATGCGAGTATTGCAATCAATGAAGGTGACAAAATATTTCATTCCATTTATCGAGGTTGATGGACATGTCCAAACATCTGAATGAACAAGCACAAATGGGACTATACTCCTGAGCCCCTTACTCACATATGATATCCGAGTGTGTTTAGCATACTCACATGCCTCACACCTTAACTTGGTTTTATCTAAACCATTCATTACATCAGGGAAAGCTTTCTTCATTTTCTCAAAAGAAACATGTCCAAACCTACAATGGTGGATCATAGCTAATGCTTCCTTCTCTGTCGCAGTCGCAGCAAGAGCCATGCCAGCAGTCTTCACATCCTCCTGGTGATCCATGTACCATAGTCCTCTATGCCTGGTTCCTGCCCCAAGCCTCCTCCCAGTTCCCATCTCCTGAATCAAACAGCGGTACTTATTAAGAGTTACGTCACAATCTATCTGATCAATCAAAGCACTCAATGACACTAGACTAACTGGGAAAGCTGGAACATGCAAAACTGATTCCAACTTAATACTTGGAGTACATTGCACTGCCCCAACCCCCTTAATAGGTTGTGCAGTACCATCTGCAATTTGAATAGTTCCATTGTACGATTGGGGGTACTGTTGATAGCATTCAAACTCTCTAACGTTGCCGGTTACATGTTTCGATGCCCCTGAGTCTAAAACCCAATCTACACCAGCCCTATGAACAGCAACAGATGCAGTTTCATTACCTTCATCAGAGTACACAAAATGAGCAAAGTCACCAAACACTGTCTCCGCTTGCTGTTCGTTCCTCTTGTCTTGACCCTGCTGCTCATTTCTCATGTCTTGACTATGAGAAGAACTGGACTGACCCTCACTCATGACAGATACATTCGCTCTGGCCTCCCCTTGGTAGCGATTGTAGTTGTTATAGTTACTTGGAGCACTTCTGCCCCTGTTGTTGCTTCCACGATAGTATCCCCTACCATCTCCTCTGTAACTGCCTCTGTAACCTCCTCTGCCTTTGTTGTCTCTCTTCGATGGGGCTGTGCACTGGTAACTGAGATGCCCTTTCAGCCCACAATTGTGGCAGTCTCTTGTCTCAGGCCTATTCATTATGTGATAAGCAGGTCTGGAAGCCACCTTTGACCGCTCCACAGCTTTCAGTCTAGTCTCCTTCTGTGCTATAGCAGCAATGGCATCTCTTAGTGACGGCAACTCAGCTTGTTGCATTAAGATAGCCCTTCTATTCTCAAACATGGAGTCCAGCCCCTTCAAAAACTTGAGGACACGCCTATCCTCAACCCACTTTCTAGCTATCACTGCACACTCAGCATGTGGCAACACAATAGGTGCAAGATAGTCTAAATCAGCCCAAAGATGTTTCAGCTCTTCAACATACATCATTACAGTCCTATCACCTTGAGTGAGATCATGCACAGTTTCTTCAATTTTGGAGACCAACATGACATTTCCCTTCCCTGAGTACATACTAGCTAACGCTGCCCATACCTCAGCAGCAGTAGGGAGGTCCTCCACCGAAGCAGCAACAGAAGGGGATAGAGAACTCAGCAGCCAATTCAACACGAAACTGTCTGTGGCATTCCATTTCTTCCATGAAGCTCCCCTCTTGTCTTCTGGTTCCTTCACCTCACCAAGAGCATAGTCTTCCAGTGACTTAGTTCTGAGGATGAGTTTACCTCTCCTCGACCACCTCAGGTAGTTTTCTACACCTTCTAACTTCACCTCGTTTGGAGCCAGCTCAATCTTCTGCACCATCTCTGCCTGCGCAGCGCTCGAGCCCACATCAGCAGGTGCCTTCTCACCTGCAGCCACCATCTTCGCGGCCATGATGTCCGCAAGCTTGTCCATTGCAGCCGCCAGTGCTTCCTCCGCCATTTTCCCTTTCAGTCAGCAGCAGACCAAAAACAGCGGGACTTTCAGCACCTGCAAGCAGCAGTAGCACTCCTCTTCTCCTCTTCTCAACCAGCAGCAGTTCATCACCTCTCCTTCCTTTACCAACCCGCAGCAATCAACAGTCGAGAGCAGAAGGTGACTTGGAGACAAACTGCAGCTTCTCGCAGTGGACCTGATAGCGTTGCTGCCGTGTCAGGTGAGATGCGTGACCTGCCCTTCCTTTTCTCTCTTCCCCTCAATCTCTCTCTCGCTGCCtcacgcagcagcagcagcacctccAGCACgcagcagctccagcagcacgtgCGCACAGCAACCTCCTCTCCCGAGCCGGCCGCGCCGCCTCGCTGCACTCCGCCACCAGCCGCAGCCGCTACGCCTAGCTCGCCGTTGTTCGCCCCCGGCAGGTCCTCCTCGCCGGACTACACCaccggcgccgccgctgccgctgcagccTGGTCTGATACCATGTTGAACTTGGAGGAGTAGCGTACCAGGAGCAGCTGTTGTTGTGTTTTTCTTGGTGTGTGGCGGCTCtcacggaacagaggaggaggagctccTCTTCTAGGTCAACATTTCTCATGGGCTTGGGCCTAAGAGATAGGTACAGATGGGCTAGGGCCCATACCGGTTCAACACATGTCATAAACCATGGCCTGAATTTGAAACACATGGATACTTACTTGTTGTCCCTTTTCGTAGCTCGCTCTTATGTACAGGTCTTATGATTTGGACTTCGAATTCATGAATACAATGATGAGCTATGAGGCGCTCGGGCATCGACTGCAATGGACAAAGAAGGTAGCCCGTCAACAAATATACTAGCATGAGCTTATATGAACATTGCTGATATTATCAAATGTGACAGATTGAACAAGAATATATGTTCTTCTATTTGCTATGCAGCTCATGCTCCCAGTCCCAATGATGGAAAGTTGGTCGCTATATGTTGTGGATGTCAAAGAGAGGACATTGTTGGTCATGGACCCATGTGAGACTTCAGAGCCAATTGAGGAGATGCAGTACAAGCATGAAGACAATGCAAACTTCATCCTAGCGGGACTTAGGCGTTGCATACATGAGAACATCACTGGGTGGTATGTGCCGGCTCAGGGCTGGACGATCAACTACAACGTTGGCATGCATGAAAGCTGCGAGATGTATGATGGATGACCACATGTTCGAATTGTCAAAAATATAAATTGTGCCACATACAAGTTCTAACTTATTTTCATGTGCTCGTGTACAAGCAGAGAGGATAGCTGGCTGCACATTATCAACTACAGCAGGGAGTACACTGGGCTATATCTTCAGACTCAGCTAACCCCAGTGAGCAGACGACCTTAACATTTATTCATCACTTGAAACAAATATGCGAGAATGTCTAAAAATGAGAAGTGCTAAATTGCAGGGGCGCCTAAACTACCTGCGACAATCCATAGCATATGAAGTTATCTCAATGAGGGGCAATGTGGGTGAGCTGCCAGACTTCATGGTTGAGGAGGTGCTGCCATTCTAAATGCTACTGGATGGCAGCATCCTTTTGGAACGCAAATCTTCGAGACGGTCAGAGAAGTGTTTGCGTATAGGTGGATCTGGGGATGTTAGTTGCCACCCCACAAATTTGTGGTGTGCCAACGGTTCCTAGATTTCACGGGCGATACAAAACTGAAGACAGAATGGCGCCGAAGAAGGGATGCAATTTAGCTTCCACACCCCATTCAACATGAGGGAGAGGGGGGTTTAAGAGATTGTTATCACTACCTGGCTGCCACGTCTAAGTTTATTACCAGCTAAGTTTGAACTAGACTTGTATGCTGGTCAGTTATGTAATATCTGGGGTGTGTGTCTCCGTTGGCTATGTAAGACATATGGACACCAAGTATTTGAGAATGCTAGACATAGTTGGTATCAGTTTAGTAATGTTAGTGAGATGGTTAACTTGACGTGCATTGTTGTGCTGATTAAGGAAAACGTTTGCTCTAGTATTGCATTGGCATAAGGTAAGATATATGTGGCTATGGCATAGGGTGAGGCATTCCAACCTTAGGCTCACTTGAAGCTCCAAACCGTAACACCATGTGCAGATGAATGGCGGGGCACACTGACAAAAATATATGTGATGATCCTAGCACATGAAAGAAACACACCAACAAACATGAATATTGCACTATGCCTAAGTTGTTGGGTGGGAAAATGTAGAAGAAATGTTTGGTTGCAACATGGTGCCCAGGTTAGGGAATGGTTCCAATGTGACTTAAGGAATTACATTGAATTGTTGTCTGGTTTTCCAAGTTGGCCTCAAGGGTCCTGCGAGGGAGAGTTGATTGTTTGAGGGGTAGTTACAAAACAATGAGGTTGGTTTGGCACAAAATTGACTTGTGTAATTACGTTGGCACGGCTCGTTTAGATAAATTGGTAGTATATCCACATTGGAAAAATGGGTAAATTGCGTAGAAAATTAAAGCATGCATATTGCACTTTCACCATCGAACAATCCACTTCAGAAATACAGCATGGTTTAGGTGCTTGACTACGACATAATAACTATAACAACTGATTGGAAACATCACCTTGGATCACACACCGGATGCGGGGGCTTAAGTTGTAAGACACTTATTATCAAGTGGCTAGATTGAAAGACACATAAATATAGAAGGGTGACTCATTCTGATTCAAATATGGAGTCTGACGATGCAAGGAGGCGCCACAGAGTGTCGCGTGCGTGGGAAGAGAAATTGCCCTGCAACTTCATGCACTCGTAAAGCGTTTCCCGCTTTGTCTTTGATATGGTGTGCTGCAAAAGATGATATTCAGAAATGGTAGTGAGCATATTGATGTTGGCAGAAAAATTAGTCTACACAGGGTACACCAGTAGCTTTCATGTGAGACATGGCTGAGCGATAAAGCTTGGTTAGCGGCAGCTTTAGCTTCTTGCCGTCGAAATGGGCGGTGATGTGAACAACGCAAGCACCTGTTTCATTTCTGGCACGGGACAAATCACAATTAGATAAGTAACAAGATCGTGGAGGTGGCGCTGAGTGAAAACAAGAAGGGTGGATGAAGAATGTACTTAGTGAAAATGCTATGGGCAAGAGCAGGGGAACTTGACATTCCATCTCTCTTTGTTGACGGGCCACCCAGCATAGTACTCATCTAAGCAATTGAACAGGGCATCGTGTAGCTTCCAAGCAATAATCTCGTCCCTCTCATGAGTGGTCAGGGGTCGGCTTTTCTTGTGGTACATCGGTTCGATAACAAACATCGTGCGGGTGACCATGTCCCAAAAAATTACAATCCATCCTTCGGGGCGTGGGACAGGCATGAAGAACTGAATAGAAGACAGGAAGCATAAGTCCAGCAGGAAATCAAACTGAAAAACAAACATGAATTCGGCGTTGCTAGTACACAACTCTTACCAGCTGAGCTGATGTGATGTCATACTTAAGCGCATCCGCCCCTAATGGTTTCTAGATAGACATCGTATGGACATAATCATGATCTGACAATACCAGTGTCTGCATTTAGAACATATCCAGCATCAGTATAATAACAAATGAAAGCAAGGTGTTTTTACATGTGCACAGAAAATTGTATAGCTGACCGAGAACTCTGGTTCAAGTGGATGCCTCCATGTTAGATACGGCGAGTGTTTGTTTGCTTCCTGATCAGCCTGACAGTACCTTCTAATAATCACTAACATCAGCTCGTGGTCAATTGGCTCGTCTTGAACCAACTGCATTCTCATCGCTGCACCGGTTATTCGTAAGAACCTTGGGTTCTCATGCACAAGGAAGTTCCTGTGAGTTAAGAGAATATGAATGTGAACTGTCTCGACTGAAACAAGTGAACATCATGTATCATAATGACTTAGTTTGATATAATCACCTAGATAGCTCTCCTGGTGGTGCCGTACTGAAGAACCCTTCCAACTATTCAGACACATAGGGCTGAGGTGGGCACGGTACAACCCCCCTGATCCATGGGTCAGTTTGGAAACCAGCCCTAAAAACATATTTTCTTCCTGGAAGCACGACTGCCTTCTGTCCAAACACCGTTGTACTGCCATCATTCGGAAGGTCAATAAACAGTTTGCTTACTGACTGTAGGGTCTGCCTTGCAAACGGAATAATCTGTTCTGTCATGGCTGCGACTGCTCCTTCATCATTGCGCGCCCGCTTGTTCTGCTGCTGTTCTCCCTGATCATCACCATCAGACCTGGGGCGAGACGTGGCACCTAAACAAAGGTGTGACATTTGTCATCAAAATGACTTAGCGGGGCATGTAAATGGCACTACATTGCACCATGTAAAACCAAAGAACAACATAGGGAGTTACAAAACAACAAACATGGAAACCTTTGCAAGCAGACATGTCGAGCCTAACGCATGGGATTTTCGGGCCAATAGGAGTCTGAATTTCGACCCCTGGGCATGGCTGAATTGCTCTTGCTGGACAGTCAGTAAAACCTCGAGCAGCACAGCAAATGCACCTCTTGCTGATCGATGTCATCAACTTGTCGACAAACTTAATCATGTCTGCCTGCACATTGACACGAGCAGTGTTGATTTCACGCTGGCATTTGGCATTCTGCTCCTTTAGTATGAAACTCAACTCGTCCTTGACCTGCAGCAGCATAAAAGAACGCCACCAGATACAAAATCAGAAATGCGTGACATGAACAAACACATGTCCAACTAAGCACAAATCACAGAAGAATGTTGGAAAAACGCCCCGGTGTAGTAAATCATACCAAGCTAGGGTATCGGGTACGCATATGCTCTGCAAAATCAATTGGCCCGAGCGCTCGTAGAGGTGTCTGCACATCCATTAGGTTGACAGCTGCAGATGATGATGCATGCACTGACTCCTCCCTGTCATTGGTTGGGTTGCTGTGATGTTGATCCATATTACCACCTACTAGTTGCTTGTTGGAGCTTCTCTCAGTAGAATCTTGGATGTTGCAGCGTCCATAGCATATATCATGGCCCTGTCGAATCTGCCATGAAGACATGAGTGTCTTGTTAGgaataaaaaaacataaaaaatgttGCCAGCCTCACTTGATAAGCTTCCATGGTTACCATGCATTTTGTGTATGATGCAGGGCCCTTCCCAATGTCGGTTGCCATGGTTATCGTGTTTCTGATGCTGTTTTGGTCAAAGTCACTAATCCGAGGAAGGACATTATGCTTCTTGTTGAAAAGTCCCAGGTCAACGTTGTCGAGGAAGAAAATCTGTAAAGTTGTTTACATGCCAAGAATGTGAATTAAATGATTCGCACGATTTTTCATTGCGCCTGAAAGGTAAAATCAGACCACTACTTGACAAACCTGCAAAAACAAGTGGCAACCAACCAGGTTGGTGTTCGGGTTGTTGGCCATCATGTCATTCTTAAGCCGCCTGACTCCCTCGAGCAAAAACTCCAGTACAAACTCACACCAGTTGAATTGTGCAATATTCTCCGTGTTTGCCAGCGCACCCCAGTAGTCTATCGTTCCATAATCATGTTTTGTTCTGGGTGCCAGCACATGCCCCATCACAAAAATGATGAATGCAATCTGGAAGCAATCCTTCTCTAGCTTGCTGGACGTCTCGGAAATGTCACGCAAAAGGAATTCCTCGGCAGCGCGTAGGCTATGCACTCCTGTCTTATCCATCCCTAGTGTGGTTTTAATAAATCTTACAGCTTCTGGCTTAATGAATCCATCACGCCCTTTAACATTCCGGTGTCCACATGGTATGCCGAACACCTTGTGTATGTCCTCCGCAAAAAACTTGAGAATCTTGGTTTCTGACAGAACAATTGCTCGACGCTCGACGCATACCTTGCTCATAGTCCAAGCACTGAACTTGAGGTTAAGCTTCTGGAGCATAGGCAGCTTTAACATTCCATCAAACCCAATTTCAGTAACAAGCCATCTCTTGTACTCATCGAATGTCTCGATTACTTCTATGACTTTCCTAACTGAAATTCTAGAAGTTGGAGTAGGAGGCGGCTGTGCTTCAGTAGCAGGCAATGGCTGCTCATAATTGTTAGCTTCTCCAGCATCACCTAGGACTGCCACTCCATCACTACTACTAGCGTCAGACATGATGCCTACATATGAAATGTAATTGTGCTCAGAGCATATATAAGAATCATGAACTTTTTCGAAAAATCTGGAGGGTACAACTATGCTGAAATTGATTCAGACAATGGCATGGTTCTCGTTGCTGAAGATACAAACTTTTCTGAGATTAATACATGGTGAAGCACATGTGCCTGGTCCGCCTACGAACAGATCTCCAACTAAACTAGAAAACGCATGTTTTAAGAACCCACTAGGTGCAGCGCAATTATATGATGGACTAAACAGATGGATAGTCAAGGTGGGGGAGAGGGCAGGGGAGGGGGATGGATTTGAATAGATCGAACGCATACCTGCAAATCTTCCGAGGATACAGTGGGTTCGCCGTCGGCCAAAGTAGCCACCGCAACTGCTCGGAAGCAGCAGGGAACCGGGGAGGCGATACATACGAGGGGCGCTGGGTGGGTGCGCGTGGGCGGCTTGGTATACGGACTGGAGGTAGCTGCCGTAGCTAGTAGGTGGACTTTATTGCGTCCGCCAACCGTGCCGGTCGCAGGCCGCGCTAATTAAAAACACTGTTCACACACCTAATTGTATCAGAAACGTAAAAttgttgaaataaaaaaaagatgaACGATTGATACTGCCGGGTAGTAGACCATACGTTTGCATAACAGAAAATAACTGACCATACATTCATTACTCGGTTCATGACATATTACACCGGGCTTACACTAATAGCACATGGCACATCTCGCCTAAACAGCGCTTTGCATACTACGGGCACACCTTCATAATTATTCCAAGTACTCCGTGAACATGCCCACCATCTACCTGCTAAGCAGGAATACTACTTTGACCAGCGCCAGCAAGATCAGCACTCCGACAAACAGTATGGCTCCGTCTAAGAACACAAGAAcacggagggcggcggtggatgtgCCTCCTTGATTAACCCATGGCTGGGCCCTGAAAACTTGTGCAACGGCTGGAACACTTCGCATCTGCTCTCGGACACGAACCCTGCGGTTCAGATAAGATCCCGCCTGGCTACTTCCGTGCACTGGCTGCTGCGCCGCCCCCAGATGATAGCTCAGCTCGGCAAGGTACTCGTCCTTGGTTCTCATGTAGTTGCAGAGCCCGGACTGAAAAACAAATCGAATCGGCAAAGGAAGAAGAATGTATTAGATGTTTGGAAAACACGAGTAGATCGAGAGCTGCGAGAATGGGTCGTACTCACGTCCTTGTTGACGCACTTGTAGAAACGAACGCCTGCATTCTGACCCGCCCGAGCAATCCAGGTGAATACCCGGCCGCCGCACTGAGGCAGCTGATGAGTGGTGGGAGCTGCTCGAAGCCACTGGAGGATGATGATGCAGAGATGCTCTCCGGAAGGACAAGTTCTACTAGACTGGGTTGGCTCGCTCGCAATATCAGCCGATGGGGAGATGGATCTAGAACTATAAAGAGGGGAGGGATGGGAGGAGTATTGCTGGAGAAGATTGGTGCCTGCCACCACTAGTACTCATAAATGAGCTAAACGGCTCTGTTAGACCAGAATGTGCGACCAAACGGCACACCCCGTCCAGTCCCGTCTGATCCGCCACCAAGCTAACTGACGGAATTACCTATGTTGTGGGCCAACTCCTATTTCGGGAAATAACAACACCATCAATATACCTACCGCTATACCCATTCCGGCCCAGATCACGAGGGAAATAAGTGGCACAGATACCGGGGTCCTGTGAGCTCGGGCTCACA
The window above is part of the Triticum aestivum cultivar Chinese Spring chromosome 2A, IWGSC CS RefSeq v2.1, whole genome shotgun sequence genome. Proteins encoded here:
- the LOC123187474 gene encoding uncharacterized protein codes for the protein MYRSYDLDFEFMNTMMSYEALGHRLQWTKKLMLPVPMMESWSLYVVDVKERTLLVMDPCETSEPIEEMQYKHEDNANFILAGLRRCIHENITGWYVPAQGWTINYNVGMHESCEIEDSWLHIINYSREYTGLYLQTQLTPGRLNYLRQSIAYEVISMRGNVGELPDFMVEEVLPF
- the LOC123187473 gene encoding uncharacterized protein — translated: MYRLPGSLLLPSSCGGYFGRRRTHCILGRFAGIMSDASSSDGVAVLGDAGEANNYEQPLPATEAQPPPTPTSRISVRKVIEVIETFDEYKRWLVTEIGFDGMLKLPMLQKLNLKFSAWTMSKVCVERRAIVLSETKILKFFAEDIHKVFGIPCGHRNVKGRDGFIKPEAVRFIKTTLGMDKTGVHSLRAAEEFLLRDISETSSKLEKDCFQIAFIIFVMGHVLAPRTKHDYGTIDYWGALANTENIAQFNWCEFVLEFLLEGVRRLKNDMMANNPNTNLVGCHLFLQIFFLDNVDLGLFNKKHNVLPRISDFDQNSIRNTITMATDIGKGPASYTKCMIRQGHDICYGRCNIQDSTERSSNKQLVGGNMDQHHSNPTNDREESVHASSSAAVNLMDVQTPLRALGPIDFAEHMRTRYPSLVKDELSFILKEQNAKCQREINTARVNVQADMIKFVDKLMTSISKRCICCAARGFTDCPARAIQPCPGVEIQTPIGPKIPCVRLDMSACKGATSRPRSDGDDQGEQQQNKRARNDEGAVAAMTEQIIPFARQTLQSVSKLFIDLPNDGSTTVFGQKAVVLPGRKYVFRAGFQTDPWIRGVVPCPPQPYVSE